A genomic window from Shewanella vesiculosa includes:
- a CDS encoding DsbA family oxidoreductase encodes MATNQLQIDIISDVMCPWCIVGYRRLERALSQFDDLEVKLQWHPFELNPAMGPEGQHLGEHIAEKYGSTPEQSTQNRQRLTQMGADLGFEFNFSDASRIYNTLQAHQLLYWAAESGKQTELKLALFSSYFTDQKNPDDIEVLIEAATKVGLDADEARAVLTEKRFETAVKEEEQLWISRGIQAVPAIVFNQQYLISGAQDPDTIAELISKLTTEDA; translated from the coding sequence ATGGCAACGAATCAACTGCAAATCGATATTATTTCTGACGTAATGTGCCCTTGGTGCATTGTTGGTTATCGCCGACTTGAACGAGCATTGAGTCAATTTGACGATTTAGAGGTTAAATTGCAGTGGCATCCGTTTGAGCTAAACCCCGCAATGGGGCCTGAAGGGCAACACTTAGGTGAACATATTGCCGAGAAATACGGCTCAACACCGGAACAAAGTACACAAAATCGACAACGATTAACCCAAATGGGTGCCGATTTAGGCTTTGAGTTTAACTTTTCTGACGCATCGCGAATTTACAACACGCTACAGGCCCACCAGCTACTTTATTGGGCGGCGGAGTCTGGCAAGCAAACTGAATTGAAACTGGCGTTGTTCAGCAGCTACTTTACTGATCAGAAAAACCCAGATGACATTGAAGTTCTCATTGAAGCAGCCACAAAGGTAGGCTTAGATGCTGATGAGGCACGAGCAGTGCTCACAGAAAAACGCTTTGAAACAGCGGTAAAAGAGGAAGAGCAACTGTGGATCAGTCGCGGGATCCAAGCCGTCCCCGCCATTGTGTTTAATCAACAATATTTAATCTCTGGCGCACAAGATCCCGACACTATTGCTGAATTAATTAGTAAACTGACGACAGAAGACGCTTAA